The following coding sequences lie in one Anomaloglossus baeobatrachus isolate aAnoBae1 chromosome 7, aAnoBae1.hap1, whole genome shotgun sequence genomic window:
- the LOC142246214 gene encoding histone H2A type 1-like: MSGRGKQGGKVRAKAKTRSSRAGLQFPVGRVHRLLRKGNHAERVGAGAPVYLAAALEYLTAEILELAGNAARDNKKTRIIPRHLQLAVRNDEDLNRLLGGVTIAQGGVLPNIQAVLLPKKSK, from the coding sequence atgtctggacgcggcaaacaagGAGGCAAAGTCCGAGCTAAGGCGAAGACCCGGTCATcccgggcaggactgcagttcccagtcggtcgtgtgcacaggcttctccgcaagggcaatcacgccgagagagtgggcgccggcgctccggtctaCCTGGCCGCTGCGCTCGAGTATCTGACTgctgagatcctggaattggccggcaatgctgcccgggacaacaagaagacccgcatcatcccccgTCACCTGCAGCTGGCTGTACGCAATGACGAGGATctgaacaggctgctgggtggggtgaccattgcccagggaggcgtcctgcccaacatccaggccgtgctgctgcccaagaagaGCAAGTAA